The following DNA comes from Enterobacter sp. SA187.
GGATCAAAGTGCCACTTCTCTTTACCGGTCGCTGCGTCCAGCGCAAACAGACGCTGGTGCGCGGTGCAGAGATAAAGCATGTTGCCGACTTTAATCGGCGTCACTTCGTTGGTCAATTCACCCGGATCGTTAGGCTGTTTCAGATCGCCGGTGCGGAACACCCAGGCTTCTTTCAGATCCTTAACGTTATCGACGTTGATCTGCTTCAGCGGGGAGTAACGCTGGCCTTCCTGATTACGGCCATAGGCTGGCCAGTCGGCGTCGGCCACCTGGGAAATCGGCTCTGCCGGCGTGGCGTCGGCGCTCAGGGTGCCGTTCACTTCCTGCGGATCGTTAAAGCCTGCCCAGGTCAGCATCGCGCCGCTAACCAGCAGCGCCACAACCAGCGCCGCTACTGCGCCGCGGGAAGGCACCAGCAGACGACGCCAGACGAACGGCAGGATCAGCCAGATACCGAAGAAGACCAGAATATCGCTGCGTGGGGTTAAGGCCCAGAAGTCAAAGCCGACTTCCCATACGCCCCAAATCATCGTACCCAGTAACAGCGCGGCGTAGACCCACAGCGCTGAGCGCTTGCTGCGCCACAGCAGCCAGGTGACGGCGAGCATCACCAGCCCGGCGACAGGGTAGTACCAGGAGCCGCCAATCGCGACCAGCCAGGCGCCCCCGATAAGCAGGTATAGTCCGCAGAAAGCGGCGAACAGCGCGGTGATCGTCACGAGTGTGCGTGACGGATGCGGTTTATTTTCTGCCATAAAAGACACTCATCTCATTTTGTTAATATTTTGGAAGCAATTAATTATAGGATTTAACAAGTGTGACAGTCATCACAATTCTGGCTTTTATTATCTCGTCCCCCGGCCGGGGGCATTTACTGGTATACTGACGCGCTTATGAATTGATGCCGGACGATACGCTATCCGCATTGAGTGATTGTTTTTTAAATCATACGGTTAGAGAAATGAAACATACTGTTGAAGTGATGATCCCGGAAGCCGAGATCAAAGCGCGCATTACCGAACTGGGTCGTCAAATCACTGAGCACTATAAGGACAGCGGCAGCGAGATGGTGCTGGTGGGCCTGTTACGCGGCTCGTTTATGTTTATGGCGGATCTGTGTCGTGAAGTGCAGGTGCCTCATGAAGTCGATTTTATGACCGCCTCCAGCTACGGCAGCGGCATGTCCACCACGCGCGACGTAAAAATTCTCAAAGACCTGGATGAAGATATCCGCGGTAAAGACGTGCTGATCGTCGAAGACATTATCGACTCCGGCAACACGCTGTCGAAAGTGCGCGAGATCCTGAGCCTGCGCGAGCCAAAATCCCTGGCGATTTGTACCCTGCTGGATAAACCGTCCCGCCGTGAAGTGACGGTGCCGGTGGAATTTGTCGGTTTCTCGATCCCGGATGAGTTCGTGGTGGGTTACGGCATTGATTACGCCCAGCGCTATCGTCATCTGCCGTACATCGGCAAAGTGGTGATGCAGGACGAGTAAGCGTAAAAAAGCCCGGTGGCGCTACGCTTACCGGGCCTACATGTCAGTTCGTCGTTACGTAGGCCGGGTAAGGCGAAGCCGCCACCCGGCATAAAAACATAACGAATCTTATTTGTGATTAATGTGCTTCTGGCTAATGTTGGACAGCCCCTGGCGGTAACGCGATTCCAGCGTGTCGCGGTTGGTGGCGGTTACTTCCAGATCGCGCAGCAGACCGTCGTGAATACCGTACGCCCAGCCGTGAATGGTCACGTTCTGGCCGCGCTTCCACGCTGACTGCATGATGGTTGAGTGGCCCAGGTTATACACCTGCTCCATCACGTTCAGCTCACACAGGGTATCCAGACGACGCTCTTCCGGCATTTCGTTAAGCAGTGCGCTATGTTTAAACCAGATGTCACGGATGTGCAGCAGCCAGTTGTTGATCAGGCCCAGTTCCGGGTTTTCCACCGCCGCCTGCACACCGCCGCAGCCGTAGTGACCGCAGATGATGATGTGCTCAACTTCCAGCACATCCACCGCGTACTGGACGACCGACAGGCAGTTCAGATCGGTGTGGATCACCAGGTTGGCAACGTTTCGGTGAACAAATAACTCACCGGGTTCAAGACCGGTCAGGCGCTCAGCCGGAACGCGGCTGTCTGAACAGCCAATCCATAAAAAGCGCGGTTTCTGTGCCTGTGCTAATGTCTCAAAAAATCCCGGATCCTCTTCGACCAGCATTTTTGACCATAGTGCATTGTTACTAATGAGTGTATCTATGTCTTTCATTGAGGTTAACGACCTGTAACCAAGTAATAGCGTTGAGCTAATATAGGTCAACTCCATTTTTTTTTAAACCACACATAGAGTGTAAGAAAAAAGGTAAGAAAGCAGTCATGACCATTGCACTGGAGCTTGAGCAGCTTAAAAAAACCTACCCGGGCGGCGTTCAGGCGCTGCGGGGTATTGATTTACAAGTAGAAGCAGGGGATTTCTATGCGCTACTCGGGCCAAACGGCGCCGGTAAGTCAACCACCATCGGCATTATCAGTTCGCTGGTAAATAAATCTTCCGGACGGGTCAGCGTCTTTGGTTACGACCTTGAAAAAGATGTCGTCAACGCCAAACGCCAGCTCGGTCTGGTGCCGCAGGAGTTCAACTTTAACCCGTTTGAAACCGTGCAGCAGATTGTGGTGAACCAGGCCGGTTACTATGGCGTTGAGCGTGCCGAAGCGGTAGCGCGCAGCGAAAAATACTTAAAGCAGCTGGATTTGTGGGAAAAACGCGGCGAACGTGCGCGTATGCTCTCCGGCGGCATGAAGCGTCGTCTGATGATTGCCCGCGCCCTGATGCATGAACCTAAACTGCTAATCCTTGACGAGCCGACCGCGGGCGTTGACATCGAACTGCGTCGCTCCATGTGGGGCTTTCTGAAGGATCTGAATGACAAAGGCACCACCATCATTCTGACCACCCACTATCTGGAAGAAGCGGAGATGCTGTGCCGTAATATCGGCATTATTCAGCACGGGCAACTGGTGGAAAACACCTCCATGAAATCCCTGCTGGCGAAGCTCAAATCCGAAACCTTTATTCTCGATCTGGCGACGAAAAGCCCGTTGCCGAAGCTGGAAGGCTATCAGTATCGTCTGGTGGACACCTCGACGCTGGAGGTCGAAGTGCTGCGCGAGCAGGGCATCAATAGCGTGTTCAGCCAGCTGAGCGCGCAGGGTATTCAGGTATTAAGTATGCGTAACAAAGCGAACCGTCTTGAAGAGCTGTTTGTCACGCTGGTAAACGAAAAAACAGGAGACCAGGCATGATGCAGCTTTATTGGGTCGCGCTGAAAAGCATCTGGCATAAAGAAATTCAGCGTTTTATGCGTATCTGGATCCAGACGCTGGTGCCGCCGGTCATCACCATGACGCTCTATTTCATCATCTTCGGTAACCTGATCGGCTCGCGCATTGGCGAAATGCACGGCTTTACCTACATGCAGTTTATCGTGCCGGGTCTAATCATGATGGCGGTGATCACCAATGCTTACGCCAACGTCGCCTCGTCGTTCTTCAGCGCCAAGTTCCAGCGCAATATTGAAGAACTGCTGGTCGCGCCGGTGCCGACGCATGTGATTATTGTCGGCTATGTGGGCGGCGGCGTGGCGCGTGGGCTGTGCGTCGGCGTGCTGGTGACGGCGATTTCGCTGTTCTTCGTGCCCTTCCAGGTGCACTCCTGGCTGTTCGTCGGCCTGACGCTGCTGCTGACGGCGGTGCTGTTCTCGCTCGCCGGACTGCTTAACGCCGTATTCGCCAAGACCTTTGATGACATCAGCCTGATCCCGACCTTTGTGCTGACGCCGCTGACCTACCTTGGCGGGGTGTTCTACTCCCTGACGCTGCTGCCGCCGTTCTGGCAGGCGCTGTCGCACTTAAACCCGATCGTCTACATGATCAGCGGTTTCCGCTTCGGTTTCCTCGGCATCAGTGATGTGCCGCTCATCACTACCATTGCCGTGCTGGTGGTGTTTATCGTGGCGTTTTATGCCTTGTGCTGGTATCTGATACAGCGCGGGCGCGGTCTGCGCAGCTAACCGGTTCCCCCTCTCTTAACGGAGAGGGGGCGCTGAAATCCATTGGTATTACGAATGCTTTTGTTACAATGCGCGCAGAATTTCCTCACCACAGTTAAGCCATGCTGATCCGTTTCGCTTTTACTCTGCTGATTCTGCTCTCCGGCAGCGCTTCCGCCAGCCTGTTGGGCCAGCCGACCGCCACCGAACGTTATATGCAAACCACCGAAGATGCCGCCGTCTGGGCGCAGGTGGGCAATGAAGTCATTACCGTCGGGCATCTGAATGCCGGACAGATCATCGCCGTAGCGCCCACAGCCGCCGACTATTACGAATTCCGCTTCGGGTTTGGCACTGGCTTTATTGATAAACAGCATCTGGAAGCGGTGCAGGGAAAACAGCGGGTCGAGGACAGCCTTGGCGATCTGAACAAGCCGCTCAGCAATCAGAACCTGATCACCTGGAAACCGACGCCGGTCTATAACGGCCCCAACACCGGCAGCGCGCCCTTTGGCATGCTGGTGGAAAACCTGCGCTATCCGGTAATCGGCAAGCTGAAAGACGGTCTGAACCAGACCTGGTATCAGATCCGCATTGGCAACCGGCTGGCGTACGTCAGCGCGCTGGACGCCCAGCAGGATGAAGGGCTGCCGATCCTGACCTATCACCACATTCTGCGTGACGAGGAAAATACCCGTTTCCGGCATACCTCCACCACTACGTCCGTTCGCGCCTTCAGTAACCAGATGACGTGGTTGCGCGATCAGGGATACACCACGCTGACCATGTCTCAGCTGGAAGGCTACGTGCACAACCGGATGAACCTGCCGGCGCGGGCGGTGGTGATCACCTTTGACGACGGCCTCAAGTCGGTGAGCCGCTATGCGTACCCGATCCTTAAGCAGTACGGTTTTAAAGCCACCTCCTTTACCATCACCTCGCGCATCAAGCGTAAGCCAGAAAAGTGGGATCCGAAATCGCTACAGTTTATGAGCATTTCAGAAATGCAGCAGATCCGCGATGTGTTTGATTTCCAGTCGCACACGCATTTTCTGCACCGGGTGGATAATAGCCGCCATCCCATTTTACTGAGCCGCAGCTACCACGTGGTATTGTTCGATTTTGAGCGCTCCCGCCGCGCGCTGGCGCAGTTTAATCCCCATGCCCTGTATCTGTCCTACCCGTTTGGCGGCTATGACAGCAAGGCGGTGAAAGCGGCCCAGGACGCGGGCTTTCATCTGGCGGTGACGACGGTGAAGGGAAAGGTAAAACCGGGGGATAATCCGTTCTTATTAAAACGACTCTATATTCTAAGAACGGATCCTCTGGAGACCATGGCGCGGTTAATTGTTAACCGGCCACAGGGTTAACTCAGGCAACCTGCACCGGCACGGCTTTCGCGGTGCGTTTCATCTCGTTGTCGCCGTCAAAATAGGCCACTTTCGGCTGCCAGCTGCGCGCCTGCTCATCAGGCATGGTGACGTAGCTGGCGATGATCAGAATGTCGCCCACATCCGCGCAGTGCGCCGCAGCGCCATTCACGGAAATGATGCGTGAACCGCGCTCACCGGCAATCGCATAGGTGGAAAAGCGCTTACCGTTAGTCACGTTGTAAATATCAATGGCTTCGTATTCCAGAATACCAGCCGCCTCAAGGAAATCCTGGTCGATGGCGCAGGAGCCTTCGTAATGCAGGTCAGCCTGCGTCACTTTGACGCGGTGGAGCTTGCCTTGCAGCATAGTGCGGATCATAAAGTTAACCTTCGTTGCTGTGTTTGATAGGGGGTTTTACCTGCACTAGCGAGGTAATTCCACGACTTTATTATCGATCAGGCGGGCCTGACCAAGCCAGGCGGCCATCAGGATCACCGCACGTTTACTGGCGGGGGAAACCTCCAGCAGCGTATCGGCATCCCGGATCTGAATATCATCGGCGCGAAAAC
Coding sequences within:
- the panD gene encoding aspartate 1-decarboxylase, which gives rise to MIRTMLQGKLHRVKVTQADLHYEGSCAIDQDFLEAAGILEYEAIDIYNVTNGKRFSTYAIAGERGSRIISVNGAAAHCADVGDILIIASYVTMPDEQARSWQPKVAYFDGDNEMKRTAKAVPVQVA
- a CDS encoding ABC transporter ATP-binding protein encodes the protein MTIALELEQLKKTYPGGVQALRGIDLQVEAGDFYALLGPNGAGKSTTIGIISSLVNKSSGRVSVFGYDLEKDVVNAKRQLGLVPQEFNFNPFETVQQIVVNQAGYYGVERAEAVARSEKYLKQLDLWEKRGERARMLSGGMKRRLMIARALMHEPKLLILDEPTAGVDIELRRSMWGFLKDLNDKGTTIILTTHYLEEAEMLCRNIGIIQHGQLVENTSMKSLLAKLKSETFILDLATKSPLPKLEGYQYRLVDTSTLEVEVLREQGINSVFSQLSAQGIQVLSMRNKANRLEELFVTLVNEKTGDQA
- a CDS encoding ABC transporter permease yields the protein MMQLYWVALKSIWHKEIQRFMRIWIQTLVPPVITMTLYFIIFGNLIGSRIGEMHGFTYMQFIVPGLIMMAVITNAYANVASSFFSAKFQRNIEELLVAPVPTHVIIVGYVGGGVARGLCVGVLVTAISLFFVPFQVHSWLFVGLTLLLTAVLFSLAGLLNAVFAKTFDDISLIPTFVLTPLTYLGGVFYSLTLLPPFWQALSHLNPIVYMISGFRFGFLGISDVPLITTIAVLVVFIVAFYALCWYLIQRGRGLRS
- the can gene encoding carbonate dehydratase; its protein translation is MKDIDTLISNNALWSKMLVEEDPGFFETLAQAQKPRFLWIGCSDSRVPAERLTGLEPGELFVHRNVANLVIHTDLNCLSVVQYAVDVLEVEHIIICGHYGCGGVQAAVENPELGLINNWLLHIRDIWFKHSALLNEMPEERRLDTLCELNVMEQVYNLGHSTIMQSAWKRGQNVTIHGWAYGIHDGLLRDLEVTATNRDTLESRYRQGLSNISQKHINHK
- a CDS encoding polysaccharide deacetylase family protein, whose product is MLIRFAFTLLILLSGSASASLLGQPTATERYMQTTEDAAVWAQVGNEVITVGHLNAGQIIAVAPTAADYYEFRFGFGTGFIDKQHLEAVQGKQRVEDSLGDLNKPLSNQNLITWKPTPVYNGPNTGSAPFGMLVENLRYPVIGKLKDGLNQTWYQIRIGNRLAYVSALDAQQDEGLPILTYHHILRDEENTRFRHTSTTTSVRAFSNQMTWLRDQGYTTLTMSQLEGYVHNRMNLPARAVVITFDDGLKSVSRYAYPILKQYGFKATSFTITSRIKRKPEKWDPKSLQFMSISEMQQIRDVFDFQSHTHFLHRVDNSRHPILLSRSYHVVLFDFERSRRALAQFNPHALYLSYPFGGYDSKAVKAAQDAGFHLAVTTVKGKVKPGDNPFLLKRLYILRTDPLETMARLIVNRPQG
- the hpt gene encoding hypoxanthine phosphoribosyltransferase — encoded protein: MKHTVEVMIPEAEIKARITELGRQITEHYKDSGSEMVLVGLLRGSFMFMADLCREVQVPHEVDFMTASSYGSGMSTTRDVKILKDLDEDIRGKDVLIVEDIIDSGNTLSKVREILSLREPKSLAICTLLDKPSRREVTVPVEFVGFSIPDEFVVGYGIDYAQRYRHLPYIGKVVMQDE